In one window of Porites lutea chromosome 8, jaPorLute2.1, whole genome shotgun sequence DNA:
- the LOC140947010 gene encoding uncharacterized protein — MAEFLSELLGKRRNRISTSSDDSTSSPDNKKSRKSISTDGEIAEEDTILTALDMTANMAKKLEEILERLKKLDVIESSVKSIETKLNCLEERTAVLENFRQTTEKDINDLKENGNFTSSQLSEISTELKNHQAAITDLTQKAEASKELLNELTAKNLYLEAYSRRENIRFMNIKDGSSDEPEDVEETLRDFLERELGFHDARSVEIQRVHRSGKSKNGKPRPILARFLRYKDVQKIFSLGHRLKETDFQMFRDYPAEIVRRRKEQMKTFQEARRNNIPAFFSLSEPDKLFIRGRVWPVGKKLIINPETVS, encoded by the coding sequence ATGGCCGAATTCTTATCTGAACTACtaggaaaaaggagaaacaggATATCTACCAGTTCAGACGACTCAACCTCTTCACCTGACAACAAAAAATCTCGAAAATCCATCTCGACCGACGGAGAAATAGCCGAAGAAGACACAATCCTAACCGCGCTAGATATGACAGCAAACATGGCAAAAAAGCTTGAAGAAATCCTTGAGCGTTTAAAAAAGCTCGAcgtgatagaatcatctgttaAAAGCATCGAGACAAAGCTCAACTGCCTAGAAGAGCGTACAGCAGTATTGGAAAATTTCAGACAAACTACGGAGAAAGACATTAACGATCttaaagaaaatggaaatttcACGAGCTCACAGTTATCTGAAATATCGACTGAGCTAAAAAATCACCAAGCTGCAATCACTGATTTAACACAAAAGGCAGAGGCGAGTAAAGAGTTATTAAACGAACTTACAGCAAAAAATCTCTACCTAGAAGCTTACTCCAGAAGAGAGAACATCAGGTTTATGAACATAAAAGATGGCTCCTCCGATGAACCCGAAGATGTCGAAGAAACCCTAAGAGATTTCTTAGAACGCGAACTGGGCTTCCACGACGCAAGAAGCGTGGAAATCCAAAGAGTTCATCGAAGTGGAAAAAGCAAGAATGGAAAGCCCCGGCCAATACTGGCTCGTTTTCTGAGATACAAGGATGTCCAGAAAATATTTTCACTCGGGCACCGATTAAAAGAAACCGATTTCCAAATGTTCCGCGACTATCCTGCAGAAATTGTCAGAAGACGCAAAGAGCAGATGAAGACCTTCCAAGAGGCCAGAAGAAACAACATTCCTGCATTCTTCAGTCTATCGGAACCAgataagttatttattagaGGTCGAGTGTGGCCTGTAGGAAAAAAACTGATCATTAATCCTGAGACTGTTTCATAA